In Rhodothermus marinus DSM 4252, a single genomic region encodes these proteins:
- a CDS encoding aminotransferase class V-fold PLP-dependent enzyme, producing the protein MSNPKDMEADRKLQALRRRFPHTRTQIYLNHAATGPLSRPVVQAVRRYLQQRYLGPIDNYEELAPIIDETRRLVATVLGTTPDRIALAPNTSSALGLLAQGIDWRPGDRIAIPACEFPANVYPFMNLQHQGVQIDWIPHREGTFTVEDVARALTPRTRLVTLSWVQFLSGFRVDLAQIVACCHERGVWVSVDAIQGLGALPIDVEATGIDFLAAGTHKWLMGLQGLAVCYVRPALQEVLRPPAGWLHGPVDWNRFFDYRLEFYPDARRYETGTSNQAAIVALHAALKQYLALGMDWCARRVLALQRQLAEGLRRLGLARYGTDDPAHTSGIVTVRHPQAEALAAFLKAQRIIASVRNGMLRFSPTYYNTAEEIDRTLETVAEGLRRI; encoded by the coding sequence ATGAGCAACCCGAAAGACATGGAAGCCGATCGCAAGTTGCAGGCGCTGCGTCGGCGTTTTCCGCACACGCGCACGCAGATCTACCTGAACCATGCCGCTACGGGACCACTCAGCCGTCCGGTGGTGCAGGCCGTTCGGCGCTACCTGCAGCAGCGGTACCTGGGTCCGATCGACAATTACGAGGAGCTGGCGCCGATCATCGACGAGACGCGCCGGCTCGTGGCCACGGTGCTGGGCACGACGCCCGATCGCATCGCCTTGGCGCCGAACACCTCCTCGGCGTTGGGGTTGCTGGCACAGGGAATCGACTGGCGGCCGGGTGACCGGATTGCCATCCCGGCCTGCGAGTTTCCGGCCAACGTCTATCCGTTCATGAACCTGCAGCACCAGGGTGTGCAGATCGACTGGATTCCGCATCGGGAAGGGACGTTTACCGTCGAGGACGTAGCCCGAGCGCTTACACCGCGTACCCGGCTGGTGACGCTGAGCTGGGTGCAGTTCCTGTCAGGATTCCGGGTCGATCTGGCGCAGATCGTTGCCTGTTGCCACGAACGCGGCGTCTGGGTCAGCGTCGATGCCATTCAGGGGCTGGGGGCTCTGCCGATCGATGTGGAGGCGACCGGGATCGACTTTCTGGCGGCGGGCACGCACAAGTGGCTGATGGGATTGCAGGGGCTGGCCGTCTGCTACGTTCGGCCTGCATTGCAGGAAGTGCTTCGTCCCCCGGCCGGCTGGCTGCACGGTCCGGTGGACTGGAATCGATTTTTCGACTATCGGCTGGAATTCTATCCGGACGCCCGGCGTTACGAGACGGGCACGTCCAACCAGGCGGCCATCGTGGCGTTGCATGCTGCGTTGAAGCAGTACCTGGCGCTCGGGATGGACTGGTGCGCGCGTCGGGTGCTGGCATTGCAACGGCAACTGGCCGAGGGGCTCCGGCGGCTGGGACTGGCGCGCTACGGCACCGACGATCCGGCGCACACTTCCGGGATCGTGACCGTGCGACATCCGCAGGCCGAGGCGCTGGCGGCATTTCTCAAAGCGCAGCGGATCATCGCTTCGGTGCGCAACGGCATGTTGCGCTTTTCGCCCACCTACTACAACACGGCCGAAGAAATAGACCGCACGCTGGAGACGGTGGCCGAAGGGCTGCGGCGGATATAA
- a CDS encoding WbqC family protein → MLAVVPPEYFPRLERVALALRAGRLVLADTFQYSRQSYHNRARLRNPQGWQWISVPLRAHQHGVPIDRAAIGQLRGWQRRHWRAFCYNYRTTPYFEFYEPRLEELFRQEWRTLGELTCATVLLTLQFFEIDVPVVRASELVGRPASMAEIARVLAADALLLPEATAPIDRAAAPRVYALRFEEPVYRQNFEGFVPGMTALDLLFNLGPVEARALLEAHSQVVPL, encoded by the coding sequence ATGCTGGCCGTCGTTCCGCCGGAGTATTTCCCACGTCTGGAGCGCGTGGCGCTGGCGCTCCGGGCCGGTCGGCTGGTGCTGGCCGACACGTTCCAGTACAGCCGGCAGTCCTACCACAACCGCGCGCGGCTCCGCAACCCGCAGGGCTGGCAGTGGATCTCCGTGCCGCTCCGGGCGCATCAGCACGGCGTGCCGATCGACCGGGCCGCCATCGGACAGCTCCGCGGTTGGCAGCGCCGCCACTGGCGGGCCTTCTGCTACAACTACCGGACAACGCCGTACTTTGAGTTTTACGAGCCGCGTCTGGAGGAACTCTTCCGGCAGGAATGGCGGACGCTGGGCGAGCTGACCTGCGCGACGGTGCTGCTGACCTTACAGTTTTTCGAGATCGACGTGCCGGTCGTCCGCGCCTCGGAGCTGGTGGGGCGTCCGGCTTCGATGGCGGAGATCGCCCGCGTGCTGGCCGCCGATGCGCTGCTGCTGCCCGAGGCGACGGCGCCGATCGACCGGGCGGCGGCTCCGCGCGTCTATGCGCTTCGGTTCGAGGAGCCCGTGTACCGCCAGAACTTTGAGGGGTTCGTGCCGGGTATGACGGCGCTGGACCTGCTGTTCAACCTGGGCCCCGTCGAGGCGCGGGCGCTGCTGGAGGCGCACAGCCAGGTGGTGCCGCTATGA
- a CDS encoding glycosyltransferase, which yields MIVLTLLLGTLHLLLWGTLLASLQYLRRQPQPVPQADVWPSLSVLIPARNEAANLRRLLPTLLRQDYPHFEVIVYDDGSDDATPFVLERYRFDRRLRVLRGEGPPPGWVGKVHALYQATRHARGTLYLFLDADTELLRTDALRHLVARYRALPPGSVATALPSLRGGGQLLVSLVPLMILAGLPWPLVRRLPHPLVGALNGQCWLIDATHYHRLEPHRRHKNEVLEDVQIGRYLKKHGLVPEMLDLRRELAVYMYPDLKAAWQGFRKNAYLLMGGRPLPFLLLWLGYGLTFVLAPLVWKPLLVSILGLKLVVDRLLGHPLWLSLLAPLSHLLAWALQLDSAWSHWRGRVRWKDRPVGQPGA from the coding sequence GTGATCGTTCTGACGCTCCTGCTCGGCACGCTGCACCTGCTGCTCTGGGGGACGCTGCTGGCCTCGCTGCAATACCTGCGGCGACAGCCCCAACCGGTCCCCCAGGCCGACGTGTGGCCGTCGCTCTCGGTGCTGATCCCGGCCCGCAACGAAGCCGCCAACCTGCGCCGCCTGCTGCCCACGCTGCTACGCCAGGACTATCCGCACTTCGAGGTGATCGTCTACGACGACGGCTCGGACGACGCCACCCCTTTCGTGCTCGAGCGCTACCGCTTCGACCGGCGTCTGCGCGTGCTCCGGGGCGAAGGGCCGCCGCCCGGCTGGGTGGGCAAGGTCCATGCGCTCTACCAGGCCACCCGGCACGCCCGCGGCACGCTCTATCTGTTTCTGGATGCCGACACCGAGCTGCTGCGGACGGACGCGCTCCGCCATCTGGTGGCCCGCTACCGGGCGCTGCCGCCGGGCTCGGTGGCCACGGCGCTGCCGTCGCTGCGGGGCGGCGGCCAGCTGCTCGTCAGCCTCGTGCCGCTCATGATCCTGGCCGGACTGCCCTGGCCCTTAGTGCGTCGCCTGCCTCATCCCCTGGTGGGCGCCCTCAACGGCCAGTGCTGGCTCATCGACGCCACGCATTACCACCGACTGGAACCGCATCGTCGTCACAAAAACGAAGTGCTCGAAGACGTACAGATCGGCCGTTACCTGAAAAAGCACGGCCTGGTGCCCGAAATGCTGGACCTTCGCCGCGAACTGGCCGTGTACATGTATCCGGACCTGAAGGCCGCCTGGCAAGGCTTCCGCAAAAACGCCTACCTGCTCATGGGCGGTCGTCCGCTCCCTTTCCTGCTGCTCTGGCTCGGCTACGGGCTGACGTTCGTCCTGGCGCCGCTCGTCTGGAAACCGCTGCTCGTTTCCATACTCGGTCTCAAGCTGGTGGTCGATCGGCTGCTCGGCCACCCGCTCTGGCTGAGCCTGCTGGCGCCGCTTTCGCACCTGCTGGCCTGGGCATTGCAGCTCGACTCGGCCTGGAGCCACTGGCGCGGACGCGTCCGCTGGAAAGACCGGCCCGTCGGGCAACCCGGAGCTTGA
- a CDS encoding LapA family protein encodes MRTSFLILSLIIAILAVIFALSNPGYVTLRFGPYQTEQSTALVVLVSFALGVLVGILATIPGRIKRARELRQLRKQLTTGGETTSSSGLGSMTENPYG; translated from the coding sequence ATGCGAACCTCGTTTCTCATTCTGTCGCTGATCATCGCCATCCTGGCCGTGATCTTCGCCCTGTCCAATCCGGGGTACGTGACGCTGCGGTTCGGTCCCTATCAGACCGAGCAGTCCACGGCGCTGGTGGTGCTGGTCAGCTTCGCACTGGGTGTGCTCGTGGGCATTCTGGCCACCATTCCGGGCCGCATCAAACGCGCCCGTGAGCTTCGCCAGCTGCGCAAGCAGCTGACTACCGGTGGCGAGACAACCTCTTCTTCCGGGCTGGGATCGATGACCGAAAACCCGTACGGATGA
- the corA gene encoding magnesium/cobalt transporter CorA, translating to MTHRISRFREILARRRRKIGLPPGTLLPPERPPAEPVTVHLIDYDAEHLEEREIALEEIETILNYKDRPTVTWIDVTGLHDIRLIQQLGKLLSIHPLTLEDIVSTGQRPKLEEGEAYLYIVCHMLTFDEQDYTVTAEQVSLILGRGFVLTFQERSGDVFDPVRERLRQQIGRIRQRDASYLAYALLDVIVDHYFVVLEAISERAEQLEAEVLERADQQVQHELAALRRELIGMRRAVWPLREVFAELQRLENPLIAPETRPFLRDTYDHIVQVIEIVESLRELLAGLTDLYLSQLSHRMNEIMKVLTLVGTIFIPLTFIAGIYGMNFDYMPELHWRYGYPAVMLLMLVLALGMLYAFRRRGWI from the coding sequence ATGACGCACAGAATCTCCCGATTCCGCGAAATCCTTGCCCGGCGGCGCCGCAAGATCGGCCTGCCGCCGGGCACGCTGCTTCCTCCGGAGCGACCGCCGGCCGAGCCCGTCACCGTCCACCTGATCGACTACGACGCCGAGCACCTCGAAGAGCGAGAAATCGCGCTCGAAGAGATCGAAACGATCCTCAACTACAAGGACCGGCCGACGGTCACCTGGATCGACGTCACCGGTCTGCACGACATCCGGCTCATTCAGCAGCTCGGCAAGCTGCTTTCGATTCATCCGCTCACGCTCGAAGACATCGTCAGCACGGGTCAGCGTCCCAAGCTCGAAGAAGGCGAGGCCTATCTGTATATCGTCTGCCACATGCTCACCTTCGACGAGCAAGATTACACGGTGACGGCCGAGCAGGTCAGCCTGATTCTGGGCCGGGGCTTCGTGCTGACGTTTCAGGAGCGGTCCGGCGACGTGTTCGATCCGGTGCGCGAGCGCCTTCGTCAGCAGATCGGCCGCATCCGCCAGCGCGACGCCAGCTACCTGGCCTATGCGCTGCTCGACGTGATCGTCGATCACTACTTCGTGGTGCTGGAAGCGATCAGCGAGCGGGCCGAGCAGCTCGAAGCCGAAGTGCTGGAACGCGCCGACCAGCAGGTGCAGCACGAACTGGCCGCGCTGCGACGCGAACTGATCGGCATGCGCCGCGCCGTGTGGCCACTCCGGGAAGTGTTCGCCGAGCTGCAGCGCCTCGAAAACCCGCTCATCGCACCGGAAACCCGTCCCTTTCTGCGCGACACCTACGACCACATCGTGCAGGTGATCGAAATCGTCGAGTCGCTGCGCGAGCTGCTGGCCGGGTTGACCGACCTGTACCTGTCGCAACTGAGCCACCGCATGAACGAGATCATGAAGGTGCTCACGCTGGTGGGCACGATCTTCATTCCGCTCACCTTCATTGCCGGAATCTACGGGATGAACTTCGACTACATGCCCGAGCTGCACTGGCGTTACGGCTACCCGGCCGTCATGCTGCTGATGCTGGTGCTGGCGCTGGGCATGCTCTACGCCTTCCGGCGACGGGGATGGATCTGA
- a CDS encoding S66 peptidase family protein gives MDLTLRHPAPLRPGDRVAVVAPASPPDPEKLEAGIRRLEAAGLIVERGRTLSARRGYLAGDDRLRADELNHYLQRTDIRAIFCARGGYGCLRLLPLLDFEAAAHAPKLLVGYSDITALHLALLHRARLPGLSGPMVAIDWPLLDDETEQCFWELAGGAAPDPLLPVGSASPRVLRPGAAEGPLVGGTLSVLVRLVGTPFLPDLTGAILFLEDIGEAPYRIDGMLAQLRLAGVLDRLAGLVLGHFTDCAPSASTPSLALDEVLADYFGAAPYPVVTDFPYGHVAAKNTLPVGVRARLVADASGIRLSLLEPVVR, from the coding sequence ATGGATCTGACGCTGCGACATCCGGCTCCGCTCCGGCCCGGCGATCGCGTGGCCGTCGTGGCCCCGGCCAGTCCCCCCGATCCCGAAAAACTGGAGGCCGGGATCCGGCGCCTGGAAGCGGCGGGGCTGATCGTGGAGCGCGGCCGCACGCTCTCGGCCCGCCGGGGCTATCTGGCCGGCGACGACCGGCTGCGGGCCGACGAACTCAACCACTACCTGCAACGCACCGACATCCGGGCCATCTTCTGCGCCCGAGGTGGCTACGGCTGTCTGCGCCTGCTGCCGCTGCTGGACTTCGAGGCGGCGGCCCACGCGCCGAAGCTGCTCGTCGGCTACAGCGACATCACGGCCCTGCATCTGGCCCTGCTGCACCGCGCCCGCCTGCCGGGTCTCTCGGGTCCCATGGTGGCCATCGACTGGCCCCTGCTCGACGATGAAACGGAACAGTGCTTCTGGGAGCTGGCCGGCGGCGCCGCGCCCGATCCGCTGCTGCCCGTCGGATCGGCCTCGCCCCGCGTGCTGCGGCCCGGTGCGGCCGAAGGGCCGCTGGTGGGCGGCACGCTCTCGGTGCTGGTGCGGCTCGTGGGCACCCCCTTTCTGCCCGATCTGACCGGCGCCATCCTGTTTCTGGAAGACATCGGCGAGGCCCCCTATCGCATCGACGGCATGCTGGCGCAACTGCGCCTGGCCGGCGTGCTCGACCGACTGGCGGGGCTCGTGCTGGGGCATTTCACAGACTGCGCGCCGAGTGCTTCGACGCCGTCGCTTGCGCTCGACGAAGTGCTTGCCGATTACTTCGGCGCGGCGCCCTACCCGGTCGTGACCGACTTTCCCTACGGGCACGTCGCCGCCAAGAACACGCTTCCCGTGGGCGTGCGGGCCCGACTGGTGGCCGACGCTTCAGGCATACGGCTATCGCTGCTGGAACCCGTCGTGCGATAG
- the purN gene encoding phosphoribosylglycinamide formyltransferase has translation MSQPAARPPLRLAVFASGSGTNFQAILDAIEAGRLPARVVVCVSDRPTAGALERARRHGIPTAVLAPKDYPSPEAFGEALLEVLRTHEVELVALAGYLKKIPDNVVAAYRNRILNIHPSLLPAFGGPGMYGRRVHEAVLHYGVRWTGATVHLVDEEYDHGPIVLQEPVPVLPDDTPETLAARVLEVEHRLYPEALRLFAEGRVVVDGRRVRILPEAPETHNP, from the coding sequence ATGTCGCAACCTGCAGCGCGTCCGCCCCTGCGGCTGGCCGTCTTCGCCTCGGGGAGCGGGACGAACTTTCAGGCCATCCTCGACGCCATCGAAGCCGGGCGTCTGCCGGCCCGCGTGGTGGTGTGCGTGAGCGACCGCCCCACGGCCGGTGCCCTGGAGCGGGCCCGGCGGCATGGCATCCCCACCGCCGTGCTCGCCCCGAAGGACTACCCTTCGCCGGAAGCCTTCGGTGAAGCGCTGCTCGAAGTGCTCCGTACCCACGAGGTCGAACTCGTGGCCCTGGCCGGCTACCTGAAGAAAATCCCCGACAACGTGGTGGCCGCCTATCGCAACCGGATTCTGAACATCCATCCTTCCCTGCTGCCCGCCTTCGGTGGACCGGGCATGTACGGCCGCCGCGTGCACGAGGCCGTGCTGCATTACGGCGTGCGCTGGACCGGCGCCACCGTTCATCTGGTGGACGAGGAGTATGACCACGGGCCGATCGTGCTGCAGGAGCCCGTGCCGGTCCTGCCCGACGATACGCCCGAAACGCTGGCCGCGCGTGTGCTGGAGGTGGAGCACCGGCTCTATCCCGAGGCGCTGCGGCTGTTCGCCGAAGGGCGTGTGGTAGTCGACGGCCGCCGCGTCCGCATCCTGCCCGAAGCCCCTGAAACCCACAACCCGTAG
- the purH gene encoding bifunctional phosphoribosylaminoimidazolecarboxamide formyltransferase/IMP cyclohydrolase, producing the protein MLHQPRTHEPPPDLQPVRRALLSVFDKTGLVDFARRLAALGVELISTGGTARTLRETGLTVRDVSELTGFPEILDGRVKTLHPAVHGGLLARRNVPEDLAQLERHGIAPIDLVVVNLYPFEQAVEQAPDDEALAVENIDIGGPTLIRAAAKNFFFTAVVVDPSDYDAIAEELAQHAGALTLATRRRLAQKAFARTAAYDRAIAAYLERRLQPAAPEPLPPRLTIDLPRVQILRYGENPHQQAALYGNPERFFRQLHGKALSFNNLLDLSAALRLIDEFREADPTCAILKHTNPCGVATADTLAEAYARAFATDRRSPFGGIVVVNRPLDRETAEAIDQIFTEVIIAPDFEEGVLDFLKKKANRRIIQQLRPVQEELDVRSAVGGLLVQEPDGPLPPLEALRSSWRVVTRRAPTEAEWRDLDFAWRVVKHVKSNAIVYARDRATLGIGAGQMSRVDASEIAVLKGKREGHDFTGSVVASDAFFPFADGLLAAVESGARAVIQPGGSIRDDEVIQAADAHDVAMVFTGTRHFRH; encoded by the coding sequence ATGCTGCATCAACCGCGCACCCACGAGCCGCCTCCGGACCTGCAACCCGTCCGGCGGGCGCTGCTGTCGGTGTTCGACAAAACCGGCCTGGTTGACTTCGCCCGTCGCCTGGCGGCGCTGGGCGTCGAGCTGATCTCCACGGGCGGCACGGCCCGCACGCTGCGCGAGACCGGACTGACCGTGCGCGATGTCTCGGAGCTGACCGGCTTTCCGGAAATCCTCGACGGCCGCGTCAAAACGCTCCATCCGGCCGTTCACGGCGGCCTGCTGGCCCGTCGCAACGTGCCCGAAGACCTGGCCCAGCTCGAGCGGCACGGCATCGCTCCCATCGACCTGGTGGTGGTCAACCTGTATCCCTTCGAGCAGGCCGTCGAACAGGCACCCGACGACGAGGCGCTGGCCGTCGAAAACATCGACATCGGTGGCCCCACGCTCATTCGCGCCGCCGCCAAGAACTTTTTCTTCACGGCCGTGGTGGTCGATCCGTCCGACTACGACGCCATCGCCGAAGAGCTGGCACAGCATGCAGGCGCGCTGACGCTGGCCACGCGCCGCCGTCTGGCCCAGAAGGCCTTTGCCCGCACGGCCGCCTACGACCGGGCCATTGCCGCCTATCTGGAGCGTCGCCTGCAGCCCGCGGCACCGGAGCCGCTTCCACCCCGGCTGACGATCGACCTGCCGCGCGTTCAGATCCTGCGCTACGGCGAAAATCCCCACCAGCAGGCGGCCCTCTACGGCAACCCGGAGCGCTTTTTCCGCCAGCTCCACGGCAAGGCGCTCTCTTTCAACAACCTGCTGGACCTGAGCGCGGCGCTGCGACTGATCGACGAGTTCCGGGAGGCCGATCCCACCTGCGCCATCCTGAAGCATACGAACCCCTGTGGCGTGGCCACGGCCGACACGCTCGCCGAAGCCTACGCGCGCGCCTTCGCCACCGACCGGCGCTCGCCCTTCGGCGGGATCGTGGTGGTTAACCGCCCGCTTGACCGTGAGACGGCCGAAGCCATCGATCAGATTTTCACCGAAGTGATCATCGCACCGGACTTCGAGGAAGGCGTGCTGGACTTTCTGAAAAAGAAGGCCAATCGCCGCATCATCCAGCAGCTCCGTCCCGTGCAGGAAGAACTGGACGTGCGCTCGGCCGTGGGCGGGTTGCTGGTGCAGGAGCCCGACGGCCCCCTGCCGCCGCTGGAGGCGCTGCGTTCGTCCTGGCGCGTGGTGACCCGCCGCGCTCCCACCGAAGCCGAGTGGCGCGACCTGGACTTCGCCTGGCGCGTGGTCAAACATGTGAAGAGCAACGCCATCGTGTACGCACGCGACCGGGCCACGCTGGGCATCGGAGCCGGCCAGATGAGCCGGGTGGACGCCTCCGAGATCGCCGTGCTCAAAGGGAAACGCGAAGGGCACGATTTTACCGGAAGCGTGGTGGCCTCCGACGCCTTTTTCCCCTTTGCCGACGGGCTGCTCGCCGCCGTCGAAAGCGGCGCGCGCGCCGTGATCCAGCCGGGCGGCTCCATCCGGGACGACGAGGTGATCCAGGCGGCCGACGCGCACGACGTGGCCATGGTCTTCACCGGCACCCGGCACTTCCGCCACTGA
- a CDS encoding rod shape-determining protein, with amino-acid sequence MGLFNFATDVAIDLGTANTLVYIKGRGIVLNEPSIVAVHRSTRKVIAIGREALQMHERTHPEIETIRPLKDGVIADFEVAEQMIRGFIQKVQRSWYTSIRRMVVCIPSGITEVEKRAVRDSAEHAGAKRVYLISEPMAAAIGIGLNVEEPVGNMVVDIGGGTTEIAVIALAGIVVNESIRIGGDELDNAIIQYFKRNHNLLIGQRTAERIKCEIGSAVELDPELELSVKGRDLVSGIPKIRTISSEDVREALREPVSQIAAAVLRCLERTPPELGADILERGIMLTGGGALLKGLDVLIRNRVELPVYVAEDPLTAVARGTGKVLEDLERYERVLV; translated from the coding sequence ATGGGGCTGTTCAACTTCGCCACCGACGTTGCCATTGACCTGGGGACGGCCAACACCCTGGTATACATCAAGGGCCGCGGCATCGTGCTGAACGAACCCAGCATTGTGGCCGTGCACCGGAGCACGCGGAAGGTGATTGCCATCGGCCGCGAAGCCCTGCAGATGCACGAGCGCACGCACCCCGAGATCGAAACGATCCGGCCGCTCAAAGACGGTGTCATCGCTGACTTCGAGGTGGCCGAGCAGATGATCCGGGGTTTTATTCAGAAGGTACAGCGGAGCTGGTACACCTCGATCCGCCGCATGGTGGTCTGCATCCCCAGCGGCATCACCGAGGTGGAAAAGCGCGCCGTGCGCGACTCGGCCGAGCACGCCGGCGCCAAGCGCGTCTATCTGATCAGCGAACCCATGGCTGCCGCCATCGGCATCGGCCTGAACGTGGAGGAGCCGGTGGGCAATATGGTAGTGGACATCGGCGGCGGCACCACCGAGATCGCCGTGATCGCGCTGGCCGGAATCGTCGTGAACGAGTCGATCCGCATCGGCGGCGACGAACTGGACAACGCGATCATCCAGTACTTCAAGCGCAATCACAACCTGCTGATCGGCCAGCGCACGGCCGAGCGCATCAAGTGCGAGATCGGAAGCGCCGTCGAGCTGGACCCGGAGCTGGAACTGTCGGTCAAAGGACGCGACCTGGTCAGCGGCATTCCCAAGATCCGAACCATCTCGTCGGAGGACGTCCGCGAGGCGTTGCGCGAGCCGGTCAGCCAGATCGCAGCGGCCGTGCTGCGCTGCCTGGAGCGCACCCCGCCGGAGCTGGGCGCCGACATTCTGGAGCGCGGCATCATGCTCACGGGGGGAGGTGCGCTGCTCAAAGGGCTGGATGTGCTGATCCGTAACCGCGTGGAACTGCCGGTCTATGTGGCCGAAGATCCGCTGACGGCCGTGGCCCGCGGCACCGGCAAGGTGCTGGAGGATCTCGAACGCTACGAGCGGGTGCTGGTCTGA
- the mreC gene encoding rod shape-determining protein MreC — protein MTRANWLVDALLLVVVLGLSLTLLLLHNEPVLRGLRALTLELSARAEARLAWAGHYFRALEENERLRAENIRLAGELARAREALSANERLTRLLALRDSLSPLPVRAARIVARDITRQRNYLTIDAGRNDGVLPGMAVVDDRGIIGTVLLATPHYARVLPYLNTDFRVAARIQPIGAAGIVRWDGEAPDRLLMEFVSRTEPVQPGMLVVTTTYSGIFPPGFPVGRVAEVTRQPGLNTLRIYLEPASPLGQASYVFVILRPPDPERQLLNSTDTP, from the coding sequence ATGACGCGCGCAAACTGGCTCGTTGACGCCTTGCTGCTGGTAGTGGTGCTGGGCCTGTCGCTGACCCTGCTCCTGCTGCACAACGAGCCGGTGCTCAGGGGTCTGCGCGCGCTGACGCTGGAGCTTTCGGCCCGGGCCGAGGCGCGCCTGGCCTGGGCGGGCCACTACTTCCGGGCGCTCGAGGAAAACGAACGACTGCGGGCCGAAAACATCCGCCTGGCGGGCGAACTGGCCCGCGCCCGCGAAGCCCTGAGTGCCAACGAACGCCTGACCCGCCTGCTGGCGCTGCGCGACAGTCTGTCGCCGCTGCCGGTCCGTGCCGCCCGCATCGTGGCGCGCGACATCACGCGCCAGCGCAACTACCTGACGATCGACGCCGGCCGCAACGACGGCGTGCTGCCCGGCATGGCCGTTGTGGACGACCGGGGCATCATCGGCACGGTCCTGCTGGCCACGCCTCATTATGCCCGCGTCCTTCCTTACCTGAATACCGACTTTCGCGTGGCCGCCCGCATCCAGCCCATCGGCGCGGCCGGCATCGTGCGCTGGGACGGCGAGGCACCTGACCGCCTGCTCATGGAATTCGTCAGCCGCACCGAACCCGTACAGCCCGGCATGCTGGTGGTCACCACCACCTACAGCGGTATCTTCCCGCCGGGCTTTCCGGTGGGCCGCGTTGCCGAAGTCACCCGCCAGCCCGGCCTCAATACGCTGCGCATCTACCTGGAGCCGGCCTCGCCTCTGGGCCAGGCTTCCTACGTGTTCGTCATCCTGCGGCCGCCCGACCCGGAACGCCAGCTGTTGAACAGCACCGACACGCCCTGA